From one Lycium ferocissimum isolate CSIRO_LF1 chromosome 5, AGI_CSIRO_Lferr_CH_V1, whole genome shotgun sequence genomic stretch:
- the LOC132056596 gene encoding BAG family molecular chaperone regulator 1 gives MMRMKTKSSVVPPVMNGTSTGRDVAAENEWEVRPGGMLVQKRNPDSENRPPPPPIRVRVKYGSIYHEINISPQATFGELKKMLTGPTGLHHQDQKLLYKDKERDNNAFLDISGVKDKSKIVVVEDPLSQEKRYLEMRKNAKMEKAAKAISDISFEVDRLAGQVSAFESIISKGAKVAEKDLVNVIELLMNQLLKLDGIVAEGDVKLQRKMQVKRVQKYVETLDALKIKNSAPSSSGDHIPKQESSPSQQHHHQRRYSNEQASSPVQNQNGRQTKHQQPPRHSPSGSVVITTQWETFDPAPGSLLDHYPTTAPSNNNNHASAQPRFNWDLL, from the exons ATGATGCGTATGAAGACCAAAAGTAGTGTTGTGCCACCGGTGATGAACGGGACTTCCACCGGTAGAGACGTTGCTGCTGAGAATGAATGGGAGGTCCGACCCGGAGGAATGTTGGTCCAGAAGCGTAACCCGGATTCGGAAAACCGGCCTCCTCCACCACCTATTCGGGTTCGGGTCAAGTATGGCTCAATTTACCACGAAATCAATATCAGTCCTCAAGCAACCTTtg GGGAATTGAAGAAGATGTTAACTGGTCCAACGGGGCTGCACCATCAAGATCAAAAGTTGTTGTACAAAGACAAAGAAAGGGACAACAATGCGTTCCTTGATATTTCTGGTGTTAAGGACAAGTCAAAAATAGTTGTAGTTGAAGATCCACTTAGCCAAGAGAAACGGTACCTTGAGATGAGAAAGAATGCTAAGATGGAGAAGGCTGCTAAAGCTATATCAGACATCAGTTTTGAAGTCGATAGGCTTGCTGGACAG GTGTCTGCGTTCGAATCAATAATTTCCAAGGGTGCAAAAGTTGCAGAAAAGGATTTGGTTAATGTGATTGAGTTGTTGATGAATCAACTGCTTAAATTGGATGGCATTGTAGCTGAAGGTGATGTTAAATTGCAAAGAAAAATGCAG GTGAAAAGAGTGCAAAAATATGTTGAAACACTAGATGCGTTGAAGATTAAAAATTCAGCGCCATCAAGCAGTGGGGATCACATTCCGAAACAGGAGTCCTCCCCGTCTCAACAGCATCATCACCAGCGCAGGTATTCCAACGAGCAAGCATCATCGCCCGTTCAAAACCAGAACGGCAGGCAAACAAAACATCAGCAGCCACCGAGGCACTCGCCCTCGGGTTCCGTTGTCATAACTACACAGTGGGAAACATTTGATCCCGCGCCAGGGTCACTACTGGATCATTACCCAACCACGGCGCCAAGCAACAATAATAATCATGCTTCTGCTCAACCTCGGTTCAATTGGGATTTGCTGTGA